The following are encoded together in the Drosophila takahashii strain IR98-3 E-12201 chromosome X, DtakHiC1v2, whole genome shotgun sequence genome:
- the Gr2a gene encoding putative gustatory receptor 2a isoform X1, whose product MDTLRALKPLHRVCQVCNLWPWRLVPPPDTEGVLLRRSRWLELYGWTVLTAASGFTAYGLFQESSVQVANSVADSESAISSIGHTVDFIQLVGMRVAHLAALLEALWQRQVQREFFAELGEIDHQLAKALRVDVEAMRLQMRRQTTRRAVWMLWGYAVSQILILGAKLLAPGTSFPVYWICYLLPLLVCGLRYFQIFTATQIVRQRLEVLLVALQQLQLQQKSSSEEEEESQSQSDVEEAAMEQLIAVRLVYQRVWALVALLNRCYGLSMLIQVGNDFLAITSNCYWMFLNFRQSAASPYDILQIVASAVWSAPHLGNVLVLSLLCDRTAQCATRLALCLHQVSVDLRNECHNALITQFSLQLLHQRLHFSAAGFFNVDCTLLYTIVGATTTYLIILIQFHMSESTMGGGSNGE is encoded by the exons ATGGACACGCTGAGAGCGCTGAAGCCGCTCCACCGCGTCTGCCAGGTGTGCAACCTGTGGCCCTGGCGCCTCGTCCCACCGCCCGACACCGAAGGCGTCCTCCTCCGCCGATCCCGCTGGCTGGAGCTCTACGGCTGGACGGTTCTAACGGCTGCCAGCGGCTTCACCGCTTACGGTCTCTTCCAGGAGAGCAGCGTCCAGGTGGCGAACTCCGTGGCGGACTCCGAGTCGGCTATCTCGAGCATTGGTCACACGGTGGACTTCATCCAGCTGGTGGGCATGCGGGTGGCCCACCTGGCCGCCCTGCTGGAGGCCCTGTGGCAGCGTCAGGTGCAGCGCGAGTTCTTCGCCGAGCTGGGCGAGATCGATCACCAGCTGGCCAAGGCGCTGCGCGTGGACGTGGAGGCCATGCGCCTCCAGATGCGTCGCCAGACGACGCGCCGCGCCGTTTGGATGCTGTGGGGCTATGCCGTCAGCCAGATCCTGATCCTCGGAGCCAAGCTGCTCGCCCCGGGCACCAGCTTCCCCGTCTACTGGATCTGCtacctgctgccgctgctcgtCTGCGGATTGCGCTACTTTCAGATCTTCACCGCCACCCAGATTGTGCGCCAGCGCCTCGAAGTGCTCCTTGTGGccctgcagcagctgcagctgcagcagaagAGCTcctcggaggaggaggaggaatcaCAGTCACAATCCGATGTCGAAGAGGCGGCCATGGAGCAACTGATTGCCGTGCGGCTCGTTTACCAACGGGTCTGGGCTTTAGTGGCCCTGCTGAACCGCTGCTACGGCCTCTCCATGCTCATCCAGGTGGGCAACGACTTCCTGGCCATCACCTCCAACTGCTACTGGATGTTCCTCAACTTCCGCCAGTCGGCGGCCTCCCCCTACGACATCCTGCAGATAGTCGCCAGTGCCGTGTGGTCTGCCCCCCACCTGGGCAACGTGCTCGTGCTCTCGCTTCTCTGCGACCGAACGGCCCAGTGT GCCACTCGCCTGGCACTGTGCCTGCACCAGGTGAGCGTGGATCTGCGCAACGAGTGCCACAACGCTCTG ATAACCCAGTTCtcgctgcagctgctccaccAGCGGCTCCACTTCAGCGCCGCTGGATTCTTCAACGTGGACTGCACCCTTCTCTACACG ATTGTGGGCGCCACCACAACATACCTCATCATCCTGATCCAGTTCCACATGAGCGAGTCCACCATGGGCGGCGGATCGAATGGAGAGTAG
- the Gr2a gene encoding putative gustatory receptor 2a isoform X2 has translation MDTLRALKPLHRVCQVCNLWPWRLVPPPDTEGVLLRRSRWLELYGWTVLTAASGFTAYGLFQESSVQVANSVADSESAISSIGHTVDFIQLVGMRVAHLAALLEALWQRQVQREFFAELGEIDHQLAKALRVDVEAMRLQMRRQTTRRAVWMLWGYAVSQILILGAKLLAPGTSFPVYWICYLLPLLVCGLRYFQIFTATQIVRQRLEVLLVALQQLQLQQKSSSEEEEESQSQSDVEEAAMEQLIAVRLVYQRVWALVALLNRCYGLSMLIQVGNDFLAITSNCYWMFLNFRQSAASPYDILQIVASAVWSAPHLGNVLVLSLLCDRTAQCATRLALCLHQLLHQRLHFSAAGFFNVDCTLLYTIVGATTTYLIILIQFHMSESTMGGGSNGE, from the exons ATGGACACGCTGAGAGCGCTGAAGCCGCTCCACCGCGTCTGCCAGGTGTGCAACCTGTGGCCCTGGCGCCTCGTCCCACCGCCCGACACCGAAGGCGTCCTCCTCCGCCGATCCCGCTGGCTGGAGCTCTACGGCTGGACGGTTCTAACGGCTGCCAGCGGCTTCACCGCTTACGGTCTCTTCCAGGAGAGCAGCGTCCAGGTGGCGAACTCCGTGGCGGACTCCGAGTCGGCTATCTCGAGCATTGGTCACACGGTGGACTTCATCCAGCTGGTGGGCATGCGGGTGGCCCACCTGGCCGCCCTGCTGGAGGCCCTGTGGCAGCGTCAGGTGCAGCGCGAGTTCTTCGCCGAGCTGGGCGAGATCGATCACCAGCTGGCCAAGGCGCTGCGCGTGGACGTGGAGGCCATGCGCCTCCAGATGCGTCGCCAGACGACGCGCCGCGCCGTTTGGATGCTGTGGGGCTATGCCGTCAGCCAGATCCTGATCCTCGGAGCCAAGCTGCTCGCCCCGGGCACCAGCTTCCCCGTCTACTGGATCTGCtacctgctgccgctgctcgtCTGCGGATTGCGCTACTTTCAGATCTTCACCGCCACCCAGATTGTGCGCCAGCGCCTCGAAGTGCTCCTTGTGGccctgcagcagctgcagctgcagcagaagAGCTcctcggaggaggaggaggaatcaCAGTCACAATCCGATGTCGAAGAGGCGGCCATGGAGCAACTGATTGCCGTGCGGCTCGTTTACCAACGGGTCTGGGCTTTAGTGGCCCTGCTGAACCGCTGCTACGGCCTCTCCATGCTCATCCAGGTGGGCAACGACTTCCTGGCCATCACCTCCAACTGCTACTGGATGTTCCTCAACTTCCGCCAGTCGGCGGCCTCCCCCTACGACATCCTGCAGATAGTCGCCAGTGCCGTGTGGTCTGCCCCCCACCTGGGCAACGTGCTCGTGCTCTCGCTTCTCTGCGACCGAACGGCCCAGTGT GCCACTCGCCTGGCACTGTGCCTGCACCAG ctgctccaccAGCGGCTCCACTTCAGCGCCGCTGGATTCTTCAACGTGGACTGCACCCTTCTCTACACG ATTGTGGGCGCCACCACAACATACCTCATCATCCTGATCCAGTTCCACATGAGCGAGTCCACCATGGGCGGCGGATCGAATGGAGAGTAG
- the LOC108058382 gene encoding uncharacterized protein, with product MLRALLRPSMKRLSRRPVSDEQKAQAQAQMRSQNPSENTDQNQDQEPIEIYLSVATVSSLPPTQSRPQMQAPLPEEQQQQQLEKEKEKENEPESEVGAQGDNEQSDNEAAGPAPSVHQHPTSEDRPDPAQLKVLAGRQQIARLLTRLGDGDGEGDGEANQIVMELLDSRDGSSAIERVSEQLLRVLREQTLSEAGISCGNERYRCFKCVLQNYAKIHAARHFMEQLPQLDKEQQQQQQDADANEEQERERELFARVVAEEVLQIPELLRQLWASLEKMEFFNEDTAFKAYLEARRHPQARILCELMLTRISRVFLCIVSSTFFLDFSEHELTHILRNCYLSVNSEIEIFLSVILWLEHNWCERGDCAERILSEVRFSLMPTWYLCTLDRANRCRHFSRVINSPGVQRMIAQGLEDAVTLQSKPRSSGAAGGATKTTRAPRAGFPLLQDEENHLARDWIADTECRHHHKRHCERFVYPTYDVFKEYLARIICCAPNYWRTFRPAQEVYRSDFRCCLPPHFN from the exons ATGTTGCGAGCCCTTCTGCGTCCCAGCATGAAGCGTTTGTCCCGCCGGCCCGTCTCCGACGAGCAGAAGGCCCAGGCGCAGGCACAGATGCGCAGCCAGAATCCCAGCGAGAACACAGACCAAAACCAGGACCAAGAACCCATAGAGATCTACCTGTCGGTGGCCACCGTTTCGTCGCTGCCGCCCACGCAGTCGCGTCCACAAATGCAGGCTCCTCTgccggaggagcagcagcagcagcagctggagaaagagaaggaaaaggaaaacgaaCCGGAGTCGGAGGTGGGCGCCCAGGGCGACAACGAGCAGTCGGACAACGAGGCGGCGGGTCCAGCACCATCAGTTCATCAGCATCCCACCTCCGAGGACCGTCCTGATCCCGCCCAGCTCAAGGTGCTGGCCGGACGCCAGCAGATCGCCAGACTGCTCACCCGCTTGGGGGACGGCGACGGCGAGGGCGATGGCGAGGCCAACCAGATTGTGATGGAGCTGCTGGACAGCCGGGATGGCTCATCAGCCATTGAGCGCGTCTCCGAGCAGCTGTTGCGCGTGCTGCGCGAACAGACGCTCAGCGAGGCGGGCATTTCGTGCGGCAACGAGCGGTATCGCTGCTTCAAGTGCGTGCTGCAGAACTACGCCAAGATCCATGCGGCGCGCCACTTTATGGAGCAGCTGCCGCAGCTGgacaaggagcagcagcagcagcagcaggatgcGGATGCGAACGAGGAGCAGGAGCGAGAGCGGGAGCTGTTCGCTCGCGTTGTGGCCGAGGAGGTGCTGCAAATACCCGAGCTACTGCGCCAGCTGTGGGCGTCGCTGGAGAAGATGGAGTTCTTCAACGAGGACACCGCCTTCAAGGCCTATCTGGAGGCGCGGCGCCACCCGCAGGCGCGCATTCTGTGCGAGCTGATGCTCACCCGCATCTCGCGCGTCTTTCTGTGCATTGTCAGCTCCACGTTCTTCCTGGACTTTAGCGAGCACGAGCTCACGCACATCCTGAGGAACTGCTACCTGAGTGTCAACTCGGAGATCGAG ATATTCCTCTCGGTGATCCTCTGGCTGGAGCACAACTGGTGCGAGCGCGGCGACTGCGCCGAGCGCATCCTGTCGGAGGTGCGCTTCTCCCTGATGCCCACCTGGTACCTGTGCACCCTGGACAGGGCCAACCGCTGCCGCCACTTTTCCCGGGTGATCAACAGCCCCGGGGTGCAGCGAATGATTGCCCAGGGATTGGA GGATGCCGTCACCCTGCAGAGCAAGCCCCGCTCCAGTGGTGCCGCTGGAGGAGCTACCAAAACCACCAGAGCTCCTCGCGCTGGCTTCCCGCTGCTGCAGGACGAGGAGAATCACTTGGCGCGCGACTGGATCGCAGATACCGAGTGCCGTCACCACCACAAACGCCACTGCGAGCGCTTCGTTTACCCCACCTACGATGTGTTCAAGGAGTACCTGGCCAGGATCATTTGCTGTGCGCCCAACTACTGGCGCACCTTCCGCCCGGCCCAGGAGGTGTACCGCAGCGATTTCCGCTGCTGCCTGCCGCCTCACTTCAACTAG